One genomic segment of Devosia sp. includes these proteins:
- a CDS encoding glutathione S-transferase family protein — translation MKLLIGNRNYSTWSLRPWLVLRHFDIAFEDEVLQLSGPHWRERLRERSPTGKVPVLLDGDLVLPETIAIIEYLADLFPEKPIWPADRVDRARARGAAAEMHGGFSALRGHAPMNLRASHPGRIDLDTVSADLHRVETLWGELLGKSGGPYLFGAFSAADAMFAPLATRLRTYDLPVSDTTARYVEAIYSLPAFQEWLAMALQEPWIVDDDEIDVIQGRVQPGTLA, via the coding sequence ATGAAACTGCTGATCGGGAACCGGAACTATTCGACCTGGTCGCTGCGCCCCTGGCTGGTCCTGCGCCATTTCGACATCGCCTTCGAGGACGAGGTGCTGCAGCTCTCGGGGCCCCATTGGCGCGAACGGCTGCGGGAGCGCTCGCCCACCGGCAAGGTGCCGGTGCTTCTCGATGGCGACCTGGTGCTTCCCGAAACCATTGCCATCATCGAATATCTGGCCGACCTCTTTCCGGAAAAGCCGATATGGCCCGCCGACAGGGTGGATCGCGCCCGGGCGCGCGGGGCTGCGGCGGAGATGCATGGTGGTTTTTCTGCCCTGCGCGGGCACGCGCCCATGAACCTGCGCGCGTCTCACCCGGGTCGGATCGATCTCGACACCGTCAGCGCCGATCTGCACCGGGTGGAAACGCTCTGGGGCGAACTGTTGGGCAAGTCGGGCGGCCCATACCTCTTCGGCGCCTTCTCGGCGGCAGACGCCATGTTTGCGCCGCTGGCGACGCGTTTGCGCACCTACGACCTGCCGGTCTCCGACACGACGGCGCGCTATGTCGAGGCCATCTACTCACTGCCCGCTTTCCAGGAGTGGCTGGCCATGGCGCTGCAGGAGCCCTGGATCGTCGATGACGACGAGATCGATGTCATCCAGGGCCGCGTCCAGCCGGGGACGCTGGCATGA
- the ugpA gene encoding sn-glycerol-3-phosphate ABC transporter permease UgpA has product MDTKRTVFPSKGLPYLLVAPQLAITLIFFIWPASQAVKSSFERQDPFGLSTQFVGLTHYLRLFQDPLYLTSIGRTALFAVAVTAISMGVALLLAVAVSRVIRTANAYTTMLVWPYAVAPVVAGMLFWFLFNSATGHLAYLLRYFGVVWNANLNGDHAMILVILAASWKQISYNFLFFLAGMQSVPQSLTEAAAIDGAGPLKRFWTIVFPLLSPTTFFLFIVNVNYVMFDTFGIIAATTNGGPNQATNVLVYKVYSDGFIGLNLGSSSAQSVVLMAFVILLTIVQFRYVERRVQY; this is encoded by the coding sequence ATGGATACCAAACGCACTGTTTTTCCGAGCAAGGGCCTGCCATATCTTCTGGTGGCGCCGCAGCTTGCGATTACCCTCATTTTCTTCATCTGGCCGGCGAGCCAGGCGGTAAAATCCTCCTTCGAGCGGCAGGATCCCTTTGGCCTGTCCACCCAGTTCGTCGGGCTGACCCACTACCTGCGCCTGTTCCAGGACCCGCTCTACCTCACCTCCATCGGACGAACCGCCCTGTTTGCGGTAGCCGTTACCGCCATATCCATGGGCGTGGCGCTGCTGCTCGCGGTCGCCGTCAGCCGGGTCATCCGCACGGCCAATGCCTATACGACCATGCTGGTCTGGCCCTATGCAGTGGCGCCCGTCGTTGCGGGCATGCTGTTCTGGTTCCTGTTCAACAGCGCCACGGGTCACCTGGCCTATCTGCTGCGCTATTTCGGCGTGGTCTGGAATGCCAATCTCAACGGCGACCACGCCATGATCCTGGTGATCCTGGCGGCGAGCTGGAAGCAGATATCGTACAATTTCCTGTTCTTTCTCGCCGGCATGCAATCGGTGCCGCAATCTTTGACCGAAGCCGCGGCAATCGACGGGGCAGGGCCTCTCAAGCGCTTCTGGACCATCGTCTTCCCGCTGCTGTCGCCGACGACCTTCTTCCTGTTCATCGTCAACGTGAACTACGTCATGTTCGACACCTTCGGCATCATCGCCGCGACCACCAATGGCGGGCCGAACCAGGCCACCAATGTGCTGGTCTACAAGGTCTATTCGGACGGGTTCATCGGCCTCAACCTGGGGTCGTCCTCGGCCCAGTCGGTCGTGCTGATGGCCTTCGTCATCCTCCTCACCATCGTGCAGTTCCGCTATGTGGAACGGCGCGTTCAGTATTGA
- a CDS encoding MmcQ/YjbR family DNA-binding protein: MTTEAALNAALDRLLRLAGTHSLDAVESSTSYGTPALKVGGSTFVRLLDESTAVLQCPTDQKVLLMEISPGIYFETDHFVGYDAVLIRLDKISDEELALRLQDAWTFKAPAKLKAH, encoded by the coding sequence ATGACAACCGAAGCCGCTCTCAATGCCGCCCTCGACAGACTGCTGCGACTGGCCGGCACCCACAGCCTCGACGCCGTCGAGAGCTCCACAAGCTACGGCACACCGGCCCTCAAAGTCGGTGGCAGCACATTTGTGCGCCTGCTCGATGAATCCACGGCGGTGCTGCAATGCCCGACGGACCAGAAGGTGCTCTTGATGGAGATTTCGCCCGGCATCTATTTCGAGACCGACCATTTTGTCGGCTACGATGCCGTGCTCATCCGCCTCGACAAGATATCGGACGAAGAACTGGCCCTGCGCCTTCAGGATGCCTGGACGTTTAAGGCCCCGGCAAAGCTGAAGGCGCATTAG
- the ugpC gene encoding sn-glycerol-3-phosphate ABC transporter ATP-binding protein UgpC — MASIDLKGVRKVYPGNVTAIHALDLSIADGELVVLVGPSGCGKSTLLRMIAGLETITDGSVNIGDEVVNRREPAERDIAMVFQNYALYPHMSVRQNLEYGLRNRRTPRDEIERRVTEAARVLEITPFLDRKPRQLSGGQRQRVAMGRAIVRQPKAFLFDEPLSNLDAKLRGQMRIEIRRLQRSLQTTSVYVTHDQLEAMTLADRLVVMNAGRIEQVGRPIDLYERPASLFVAGFIGSPPMNLLPVETLAGIAQSALPELPSGADIIGIRPDQIVMGRGDGIVLSGTVELIEPVGGESHLYVRVEGLDQALTLVQQGRTMLVEGDRVDFSLPPAVLHPFNRASGARVG; from the coding sequence ATGGCTAGCATCGACCTCAAAGGCGTCCGCAAGGTCTATCCCGGCAATGTCACCGCGATCCATGCACTCGATCTGTCCATCGCGGATGGAGAGCTTGTGGTTCTCGTCGGGCCCTCGGGCTGTGGCAAGTCCACCCTGCTGCGCATGATCGCGGGTCTCGAAACCATCACGGACGGCTCGGTCAACATTGGCGACGAGGTCGTCAATCGCCGGGAGCCGGCGGAGCGGGACATCGCCATGGTGTTCCAGAATTACGCGCTATATCCGCATATGAGCGTCCGCCAGAACCTCGAATACGGGCTGCGCAATCGCCGGACGCCGCGCGACGAAATCGAGCGCCGGGTGACCGAGGCCGCGCGGGTGCTCGAAATCACGCCCTTCCTCGACCGCAAGCCGCGGCAGCTTTCAGGGGGGCAGCGCCAGCGCGTCGCCATGGGGCGGGCCATTGTCCGCCAGCCCAAGGCGTTTCTGTTCGACGAGCCCCTGAGCAATCTCGACGCCAAGCTGCGCGGGCAGATGCGCATCGAAATCCGGCGGCTGCAGCGGTCGCTCCAGACAACCAGCGTCTATGTGACCCATGACCAGCTCGAAGCCATGACCCTGGCGGATCGCCTCGTGGTGATGAATGCCGGGCGGATCGAGCAGGTCGGCAGGCCCATCGACCTTTACGAGCGCCCCGCCTCGCTGTTCGTGGCGGGCTTTATCGGCTCGCCGCCGATGAACCTGCTGCCGGTCGAGACGCTGGCGGGCATCGCCCAATCGGCCCTGCCAGAACTGCCATCAGGTGCGGACATCATCGGTATCCGGCCGGACCAGATCGTGATGGGGCGTGGCGATGGTATCGTGCTGTCGGGCACGGTCGAGCTGATCGAGCCGGTTGGCGGCGAAAGCCATCTCTATGTCCGGGTCGAAGGGCTCGACCAGGCTCTGACGCTGGTTCAGCAGGGCAGGACAATGCTGGTCGAGGGCGACCGCGTGGACTTCAGCCTCCCGCCTGCAGTGCTGCATCCCTTCAATCGCGCCAGCGGTGCGCGCGTCGGGTAA
- the mgtE gene encoding magnesium transporter, producing MSEDSAMAPGDDTGMEHDAFRDEEGRISALWLERLRAFLDAGRSEDVTLVMEPLHTADVGDVLEQLDHDERLNLVHMLGESFDFSALTEVDESIRLEIMEALPNADIARGVAELDNDDAVYLLEDLEQEDRDEILSALPTFERLSLKRSLDFPEDSAGRRMQTDFIAIPPFWTVGQTIDYLRSEKDLPDEFYQIYVVDAAYKVLGTLPLDKFLRTPRATKIDAIMNTTLVLVNAEEDQEEAARSFERYDLVEVGVVDENGRLVGVLTIDDIVDVIQEEAEEDIRLMAGVGDEDVSDTTLDTVKSRVPWLVVNLVTAVLVSLVIGLFNATIEQMVALAVLMPIVASMGGNAGAQTMTVTVRALAMRELDGGRLRRLIRREMVVGFVNGVIFAVLIGIVTAFRYGNIELGVVIGLAMVINMIVAGTFGILIPLTLDKLKADPAIASAVFVTTITDVVGFFAFLGIAGLWFGLF from the coding sequence ATGAGCGAAGATTCCGCAATGGCGCCCGGCGACGACACCGGGATGGAGCACGATGCCTTCCGCGACGAGGAGGGGCGGATCAGCGCGCTCTGGCTCGAGCGTCTGCGCGCTTTCCTCGATGCCGGCCGGTCGGAAGACGTCACCTTGGTCATGGAGCCGCTGCACACCGCCGATGTTGGCGACGTGCTCGAGCAGCTCGATCACGATGAGCGTCTCAACCTGGTGCACATGCTGGGGGAAAGCTTTGACTTCTCGGCCCTGACCGAAGTCGACGAAAGCATCCGCCTCGAAATCATGGAGGCTCTGCCCAACGCCGACATCGCCCGCGGGGTTGCCGAGCTGGACAATGACGATGCGGTCTATCTGCTCGAAGACCTGGAGCAGGAAGACCGCGACGAAATTCTCTCGGCGCTCCCGACCTTCGAGCGCCTGTCGCTCAAGCGCAGCCTGGATTTCCCCGAAGACTCCGCCGGCAGGCGGATGCAGACCGATTTCATCGCCATTCCCCCGTTCTGGACGGTGGGCCAGACCATCGACTACCTGCGCTCCGAAAAGGACCTGCCGGACGAATTTTACCAGATCTATGTGGTGGACGCGGCCTACAAGGTGCTCGGAACCCTGCCGCTCGACAAATTCCTGCGCACGCCGCGCGCCACCAAGATCGATGCCATCATGAACACCACGCTGGTGCTGGTGAACGCCGAGGAAGACCAGGAAGAGGCCGCCCGCAGCTTTGAGCGCTATGACCTGGTCGAAGTCGGCGTGGTGGATGAAAACGGCCGCCTGGTAGGCGTATTGACCATCGACGACATCGTCGACGTCATCCAGGAAGAGGCCGAGGAAGACATCCGCCTCATGGCCGGCGTTGGCGACGAGGACGTCTCGGATACCACCCTCGACACCGTGAAAAGCCGCGTGCCCTGGTTGGTCGTCAATCTGGTGACGGCGGTGCTGGTGTCGCTGGTCATCGGCCTGTTCAATGCCACCATCGAGCAGATGGTGGCCCTTGCCGTGCTCATGCCCATCGTCGCCTCCATGGGCGGCAATGCCGGCGCGCAGACCATGACCGTGACCGTCCGGGCCCTGGCCATGCGCGAACTCGATGGCGGACGCCTGCGCCGCCTGATTCGACGCGAAATGGTGGTCGGCTTCGTCAATGGCGTGATCTTCGCCGTGCTGATCGGGATCGTCACGGCCTTCCGCTATGGCAATATCGAGCTCGGCGTGGTCATCGGTCTGGCCATGGTCATCAATATGATCGTTGCCGGCACTTTCGGAATTCTCATCCCCCTGACCTTGGACAAGCTCAAGGCTGATCCGGCCATCGCCTCTGCCGTCTTCGTGACGACGATCACCGATGTCGTTGGTTTCTTTGCCTTTTTGGGCATTGCGGGGCTCTGGTTCGGGCTGTTCTGA
- the ugpB gene encoding sn-glycerol-3-phosphate ABC transporter substrate-binding protein UgpB has product MTYPIRSAALAALTLALSTSTAFAQTEINWWHSMGGELGERLEAIAADFNASQSDYVVVPSYRGEYEESMVNTIAAFRAGEQPHLVQVYEVGTGTMMAAKGAVYPVYQLMADHGSNFDPAAFLPVVTGYYTDTEGNMLSMPFNSSTPILYYNKAAFEAAGLDANTPPKTWEEVEQFSQQILDAEAAQCGFTMAYTATWTGTENLSALHNVAYGTLENGFGGLSSELTFNHPIAVRLWEKLAEWQASGIYAYGGPAGGADNAPKFYSGECAMYMNSSASRAGVLANAEGFEVGFGMLPVFGDVAGAPQNSIIGGATLWTLSGHEDAEYDGVAAFLTYLSSPEVQAAWHQATGYLPVTLAAYELSQEQGYYEANPGSDIAIKQINLNPPTENSKGLRYGNMPQIRTVLDEELQAVLNGQKTAQEALDSAVERGNQIVREFEAANQ; this is encoded by the coding sequence ATGACCTATCCGATCCGTTCGGCGGCACTGGCCGCCCTGACGCTTGCACTGTCCACGTCCACTGCCTTTGCGCAGACGGAAATCAACTGGTGGCATTCCATGGGTGGCGAACTGGGCGAGCGCCTCGAAGCCATCGCGGCCGACTTCAACGCCAGCCAATCCGACTATGTCGTAGTGCCGAGCTATCGTGGTGAATACGAAGAATCCATGGTCAACACCATCGCCGCCTTCCGCGCCGGCGAGCAGCCGCACCTGGTGCAGGTCTATGAAGTCGGCACCGGCACGATGATGGCCGCCAAGGGCGCCGTCTATCCGGTCTATCAGCTGATGGCCGACCACGGCAGCAACTTCGATCCTGCCGCCTTCCTGCCGGTGGTGACGGGCTATTACACCGACACCGAGGGCAACATGCTCTCGATGCCGTTCAACTCCTCGACGCCGATCCTCTACTACAACAAGGCTGCCTTCGAGGCTGCGGGCCTTGATGCCAATACCCCGCCCAAGACCTGGGAAGAGGTTGAGCAGTTCAGCCAGCAGATCCTGGACGCCGAAGCGGCCCAGTGCGGCTTCACCATGGCCTATACCGCCACCTGGACTGGCACCGAAAACCTGTCGGCCTTGCACAATGTTGCCTATGGCACGCTGGAAAACGGCTTTGGTGGCCTGTCGAGCGAATTGACCTTCAACCACCCGATCGCCGTTCGCCTGTGGGAAAAGCTGGCCGAATGGCAGGCTTCGGGCATCTACGCCTATGGCGGTCCGGCAGGCGGCGCCGACAATGCGCCAAAGTTCTATTCGGGCGAATGCGCCATGTACATGAACTCCTCCGCCTCGCGCGCCGGCGTTCTGGCCAATGCCGAGGGTTTTGAGGTTGGTTTCGGCATGCTGCCGGTCTTCGGTGACGTTGCCGGTGCACCGCAGAACTCGATCATTGGTGGCGCGACCCTCTGGACGCTGTCCGGTCATGAGGATGCCGAATATGACGGCGTTGCTGCCTTCCTGACCTACCTGTCCTCGCCGGAAGTCCAGGCTGCCTGGCACCAGGCCACCGGCTACCTGCCGGTTACGCTTGCCGCCTATGAACTGAGCCAGGAACAGGGTTATTACGAAGCCAATCCGGGCTCGGACATTGCCATCAAGCAGATCAACCTCAACCCGCCCACCGAGAACTCCAAGGGCCTGCGTTATGGCAACATGCCGCAGATCCGCACCGTTCTCGATGAGGAACTGCAGGCAGTGCTGAACGGTCAGAAGACCGCCCAGGAAGCCCTCGACTCCGCCGTCGAGCGTGGCAACCAGATCGTCCGCGAATTCGAAGCCGCCAACCAGTAA
- a CDS encoding helix-turn-helix domain-containing protein, whose translation MSLQDTSQVSNCSAMSDVLNRIGDKWSVMVVGMLGRNGTLRFNELKRLINGVSQRMLTLTLRNLERDGLVTRTIYPEVPPRVEYSLTALGKTLEGPIGALWDWSAENHASIIEARSVYDARESAATAEEPRRIAYARG comes from the coding sequence ATGTCACTTCAGGACACCTCGCAGGTCTCGAACTGCTCGGCCATGTCGGACGTGCTCAACCGCATTGGCGACAAGTGGAGCGTGATGGTCGTGGGGATGCTCGGCCGCAATGGCACGCTGCGCTTCAACGAGCTCAAGCGGCTGATCAATGGCGTGTCACAGCGCATGCTCACCCTGACCCTGCGCAATCTCGAGCGCGACGGCCTCGTGACCCGCACGATTTATCCCGAAGTGCCGCCGCGGGTGGAATATAGCCTGACGGCCCTGGGCAAGACGCTCGAGGGGCCGATCGGCGCGCTGTGGGATTGGTCTGCGGAAAATCATGCCTCGATCATCGAAGCCCGCAGCGTCTATGACGCCCGCGAAAGCGCTGCCACTGCAGAAGAACCGCGCCGCATCGCCTACGCACGGGGCTGA
- a CDS encoding division plane positioning ATPase MipZ: MRQGAHVIVVGNEKGGSGKSTTAFHLAVFLLYQGHKVASIDVDSRQQTLTHYVRHRRDWARAKGLSLPHATHFHLPRARGDSARENHRIEFDLFRQALGEVEDKADFIVVDTPGFDTNLARLAHSLADTLITPVNDSLIDLAVMAQVDPVTGEPRELSHYARLVQRARSERLAIDGKNIDWVLVRNRISMLSSRNMRQVQTMLERIAMRLGCRVADGIAERVIFRSLFATGMTVFDPLDEDLLGGVPSMSHMSARQEYRNLVSALNLPARSRTDARNAVRSNLPDDINRFVHMARGDV; encoded by the coding sequence GTGCGACAGGGTGCGCATGTCATCGTTGTGGGCAATGAGAAGGGCGGCTCCGGCAAGTCCACGACGGCCTTTCACCTGGCCGTCTTCCTGCTCTATCAGGGCCACAAGGTCGCTTCCATCGACGTGGACAGCCGCCAGCAGACCCTGACCCACTATGTCCGGCACCGCCGCGATTGGGCCCGGGCCAAAGGCCTGAGCCTGCCGCATGCGACCCATTTCCACCTGCCGCGGGCCCGGGGCGACTCGGCCCGCGAAAACCACCGCATCGAGTTCGATCTGTTTCGGCAAGCGCTGGGGGAGGTCGAGGACAAGGCCGATTTCATCGTCGTCGATACGCCGGGCTTCGATACCAATCTGGCACGGCTGGCGCATTCCCTCGCCGATACGCTGATCACCCCGGTCAATGACAGCCTGATTGACCTGGCCGTCATGGCGCAGGTCGATCCGGTGACCGGCGAGCCGCGCGAACTCAGCCACTATGCACGTTTGGTGCAGCGGGCGCGCTCCGAGCGGCTGGCGATTGATGGCAAGAACATCGATTGGGTTCTGGTGCGCAACCGCATCTCCATGCTGTCATCGCGCAATATGCGGCAGGTGCAGACCATGCTGGAGCGCATTGCCATGCGTCTGGGATGCCGCGTGGCCGATGGCATTGCCGAGCGCGTCATCTTCCGCTCGCTCTTTGCCACCGGCATGACCGTTTTCGATCCGCTGGATGAAGACCTGCTCGGGGGCGTGCCGTCCATGTCCCATATGAGCGCGCGTCAGGAGTATCGAAACCTCGTCTCCGCACTCAACCTGCCGGCCCGTTCACGCACCGACGCCCGCAATGCCGTCCGGTCCAATCTGCCGGACGACATCAATCGCTTCGTTCACATGGCCCGGGGCGACGTGTAG
- a CDS encoding FliM/FliN family flagellar motor switch protein: MSTLDNIEVDVTVELGATTMPIHHLLRMGRGAVIELDATEHDPLRIYANSTLIARGEVNVEEGHLKVMVTEKVLRLG; the protein is encoded by the coding sequence ATGAGCACACTGGACAATATTGAAGTCGATGTCACGGTCGAGCTTGGAGCGACCACGATGCCGATCCACCACCTGCTTCGCATGGGCCGCGGCGCCGTGATCGAACTGGACGCCACCGAGCATGATCCGCTGCGCATCTATGCCAATAGCACGCTCATTGCACGCGGCGAGGTCAATGTCGAAGAGGGGCACCTCAAGGTCATGGTGACCGAAAAGGTACTTCGCCTCGGATAA
- a CDS encoding EscU/YscU/HrcU family type III secretion system export apparatus switch protein, which translates to MSGDRPDPQSLAVALHYEKDSREAPRVVAKGRGLVAEKIIALAEENGVVIEANPVLAEALSGVELDETIPIELYDAIAVVIGYVLRQTRGSGR; encoded by the coding sequence ATGAGCGGGGACCGGCCAGATCCGCAATCGCTCGCCGTGGCGCTGCACTATGAGAAGGATTCCCGCGAGGCGCCGCGCGTCGTCGCCAAGGGGAGGGGGCTTGTCGCCGAAAAGATCATTGCGCTGGCCGAGGAGAATGGCGTGGTGATCGAGGCCAATCCGGTCCTCGCGGAGGCCCTGAGCGGTGTTGAACTGGACGAAACGATCCCCATTGAACTCTATGACGCGATAGCCGTCGTCATCGGCTACGTGCTTCGCCAGACTCGCGGTTCTGGCCGCTGA
- the lipB gene encoding lipoyl(octanoyl) transferase LipB gives MDTKLHHEDGASVEWSVFDTPYAYEQALADMDARVAAIAAGTAPEAVWLLEHPPLYTAGTSARTEDLLNPRFPVFAAGRGGQYTYHGPGQRVAYVMLDLTRRGRDIRCLVQGLEQWVIDTLEAYNLHGERREGRVGVWVARPDRGLGREDKIAAIGVRVRKWVTFHGISLNVSPDLSHYDGIVPCGISDQGVTSFEDLGVLLSLPEVDSVLRDRFEAIFGPTAQREARVAMRA, from the coding sequence ATGGACACGAAACTCCACCACGAGGATGGAGCGTCGGTCGAATGGTCGGTGTTCGACACCCCCTATGCCTATGAACAGGCCCTCGCGGACATGGACGCGCGCGTGGCCGCGATTGCTGCCGGCACCGCCCCCGAAGCCGTGTGGCTGCTCGAGCACCCGCCCCTCTATACGGCCGGCACTTCGGCCCGGACCGAGGATCTGCTCAATCCGCGCTTTCCGGTCTTTGCGGCCGGGCGCGGCGGGCAATATACCTATCACGGCCCTGGCCAGCGCGTGGCTTACGTCATGCTGGACCTGACCCGGCGCGGCCGCGACATCCGCTGTCTGGTTCAGGGCCTTGAGCAATGGGTCATCGACACGCTCGAAGCCTACAACCTGCACGGCGAACGGCGCGAGGGACGCGTCGGGGTCTGGGTTGCTCGGCCGGATCGCGGGCTTGGCCGCGAGGACAAGATTGCCGCGATCGGCGTGCGCGTGCGCAAGTGGGTGACTTTTCACGGCATTTCGCTCAACGTCTCGCCGGACCTCAGCCATTATGACGGGATCGTGCCCTGCGGTATTTCCGACCAGGGCGTGACCAGCTTCGAGGATCTGGGCGTGCTGTTGTCTCTGCCGGAAGTCGACTCGGTGCTGCGCGACCGGTTTGAAGCCATTTTCGGCCCGACCGCGCAGCGCGAGGCCAGGGTTGCAATGCGTGCATGA
- a CDS encoding DUF1489 domain-containing protein yields MIHMVKLCVGVSSVEELESYRDERAHWWGADYGEAVHVHRTRMMPKRREEMEGKASIYWVMSGAIVCRQPILQLAPYTDAEGKDFCDIIMAPEMVRTVPYPKRPFQGWRYLRPEDAPPDLGANSNENSAEIAADLAKLGLI; encoded by the coding sequence ATGATCCACATGGTCAAGCTCTGCGTCGGCGTGTCCAGCGTCGAGGAACTGGAAAGCTATCGCGATGAGCGTGCACATTGGTGGGGCGCCGACTATGGCGAGGCCGTTCATGTCCATCGCACGCGCATGATGCCCAAGCGCCGCGAGGAGATGGAGGGGAAGGCCTCGATCTATTGGGTCATGTCCGGCGCCATTGTCTGCCGGCAGCCCATCCTGCAGCTTGCGCCCTATACCGATGCCGAGGGCAAGGATTTTTGCGACATCATCATGGCCCCGGAAATGGTGCGAACCGTTCCCTATCCCAAGCGGCCGTTCCAGGGGTGGCGCTATCTGCGCCCTGAGGACGCTCCGCCCGATCTTGGGGCCAATTCCAACGAAAACTCTGCTGAAATCGCCGCGGATCTCGCCAAACTCGGCCTGATCTGA
- the ugpE gene encoding sn-glycerol-3-phosphate ABC transporter permease UgpE, whose product MVENRPFLAVLTHLVLIVGVLVIAFPVYVAVIAMTHSKETLSLSAPLLPGGELFTNIALVWNYDPPGMPPFWRMVWNSTWMALIIMAGKISISIISAYAIVYFRFPFRTLAFWLIFITLMLPVEVRIIPTYEVVANLGLLNSYAGLTVPLIASATATFLFRQFFMTIPDEMMEAARVDGAGPVKFFFDILLPLSRTNIAALSIILFIYGWVQYLWPLLVTTREEHFTLMVGVRSMIGLVDVDPQWNMIMAAAVLALLPPVLIVIFMQRLFVKGLVETEK is encoded by the coding sequence ATGGTCGAAAACCGCCCATTCCTTGCCGTCCTCACCCATCTCGTCCTGATCGTTGGCGTCCTGGTCATAGCCTTCCCGGTCTATGTCGCGGTCATTGCCATGACCCATAGCAAGGAGACGCTGTCGCTCTCGGCGCCGCTCCTCCCGGGGGGCGAACTGTTCACCAATATCGCGCTGGTCTGGAACTACGATCCGCCCGGGATGCCACCATTCTGGCGCATGGTCTGGAACTCCACCTGGATGGCCCTGATCATCATGGCCGGCAAGATTTCCATCTCAATCATCTCCGCTTACGCCATCGTCTATTTCCGCTTTCCGTTCAGGACCCTTGCCTTCTGGCTGATCTTCATCACGCTGATGCTGCCCGTGGAGGTGCGCATCATCCCAACCTATGAGGTTGTCGCCAATCTGGGCCTGCTCAACTCCTATGCCGGCCTCACTGTGCCCCTCATCGCCTCGGCGACGGCAACCTTCCTGTTCCGGCAGTTCTTCATGACCATTCCGGACGAGATGATGGAGGCCGCGCGGGTCGACGGGGCAGGGCCGGTCAAGTTCTTCTTCGATATCCTGCTGCCGCTCAGCCGCACCAACATCGCCGCCCTCAGCATCATCCTCTTCATCTATGGCTGGGTGCAGTACCTCTGGCCCCTGCTGGTGACGACGCGCGAGGAGCATTTCACCCTCATGGTGGGCGTGCGTAGCATGATCGGCCTGGTCGATGTGGACCCGCAGTGGAACATGATCATGGCCGCCGCCGTGCTGGCCCTGCTGCCGCCCGTCCTCATCGTCATCTTCATGCAGCGCCTGTTCGTCAAAGGCCTGGTCGAAACGGAGAAATAA
- a CDS encoding DUF4282 domain-containing protein, with the protein MTLDDLKRLLTRQTLFRLDAILSPRLVPILYALGLAAILLWAINHFFFRFGMGFGDGLWGILEIVVFGLLSFVGLRIGCEALLVWFKDHETTGENVQRSRYSASLLDEVRDAIRDLAEEGEEADYAEADEYITPATEPLPHTGPDGEREPSTRPGETHKAPRRTARRTPKSLT; encoded by the coding sequence ATGACCCTGGACGATCTCAAACGCCTGCTGACGCGCCAGACGCTGTTCAGGCTCGATGCGATTCTCTCGCCACGCCTGGTGCCGATTCTCTATGCCCTGGGCCTGGCGGCCATCCTGCTATGGGCCATCAATCACTTCTTCTTCCGCTTCGGCATGGGCTTTGGCGACGGCCTTTGGGGCATTCTCGAAATCGTGGTCTTCGGCCTTTTGTCTTTTGTCGGGCTGCGGATCGGCTGCGAAGCGCTGCTGGTGTGGTTCAAGGACCATGAAACCACCGGCGAGAACGTCCAGCGGTCGCGCTATTCGGCTTCGCTGCTCGACGAAGTGCGCGACGCCATTCGCGATCTGGCCGAAGAGGGGGAGGAGGCCGACTATGCCGAGGCCGACGAATATATCACCCCGGCGACCGAGCCCCTGCCCCATACCGGTCCGGACGGCGAGCGCGAACCCTCGACCCGGCCCGGCGAAACGCACAAGGCGCCGCGCCGGACAGCCCGACGCACACCGAAGTCCCTGACCTGA